A single region of the Solwaraspora sp. WMMD406 genome encodes:
- a CDS encoding non-ribosomal peptide synthetase: MTQIDRLTRQQKQALLARTLGGDRPARTSDTRPMSFAQERMWFLESLDPGRPTYTMPFAQRLRGPVRVDLLQRAVDDVVARHAALRTTFDAAGGVAAQRIAASLTVPVRVVRVADEAAAHEFVTEVAARPFDLARGPLLRVTLIEFAADEHLLLIVLHHLVGDAASYEILLDELSCCYRACLDGDQPRLPDLPIQYADYAAWQRDQLRGAELDRHLDYWTGHLAGAPPVLELPGDLPRPAVASGAGAIHQRDVAADLGDAFRTLCRDAEVTLFMGLLAVYQVVLSRWAATTEVVVGTPVSGRGRAETQPLIGLFVNTLALRTSLGDDPTFRQLLDRVRETTLDALTHQELPFEKLVEVLAPERSLAHAPVCQAQLVFQAGDPPRIDLPGVRVSPVLVDTGTAKVDVTLYAEARPAGDIALVCEYRTDLFTEDWAARFLDCVQTVLAAAVADPSTRIADLPLVTGARLAEALPTVPAASPPAADRPAGAATQNGRPGPVDGDDTPATALDLLRRRGRGPQTDELLSRAARIGAALRRHGVGPETRVGLCLRRGPDTVAGLLGIWHAGGQYVPLDPNFPAARLAAMAADADLRHLVTESGLAELAGQIAPTAHNLHLDELFAGPAAASAPPADPVAAPGPESLTDPVAVPGTAAAYTIFTSGSTGRPKGVTIPHSAVVNLIESFAAALPLTEADCLVAVTTISFDIAVLELLLPLRQGARLVVADARQSADPDELRELLRSSGATAMQATPATWQMLRDTGGVPARLRLRLCGGEALPPDLAAALTGPDVELWNVYGPTETTVWSAAGRVVAGAPVVIGPPIAATRLYVLDSRLRPVPRGVPGELYIGGAGVARGYHDRPALTADRFRPDPYGAAGERMYATGDRARQRPDGTLELLGRTDHQVKIRGFRVELGEIEAVLTDHAAITQAAVAVVDEQLAGYVVPAVGDVPPDDLLDHLRLRLPEYMVPATVVALPALPRTPNGKLDRAKLPRPEPARSAAATPPRTPVEAELLAIWTELLRPAGPIGVDDNFFVLGGHSMTATRLIARITTEYGVQLPVRDVFAAPTIAGLAARLVAAPGYQGRLPAAAALAPTAGPAAAGTEAAAGTEVAAGTDSAAVAYPASRTDPVDPVGANGAPGPADLDDLDDDELEELLRAAIEVRRRRRGSVAAGPVRYPATFGQRQMWFMEQLAPGDGVYHVATRLRLRGRLDLPAFTRAVDRLVARHEALRTGFVLVDDEPVQVVEPGVRMTVPVVDVVDESEAVRRQTELLRQPFALDRAPALRLLLVRLAADDHRLTLVAHHAVLDEASWSILLRDLGEFYRAELTGTEPRLPALRHGFGRYARWQRDPARAARREIDLAYWTRRLHGAPELLDLPTDRPRPATQTFRGASVSLHLPESDTATMLAAWRRAAVTPFHALLTGFAAVLARYSQQDDLVIGTAITNRGTDFADVIGMFVATVPLRIDLSGDPTLDQALTAVRDESVAALEHADIPFDQLTARLRPRRSPSFPPVFQVMFVYNEPIAGGADLVWPDLTVTPQAPPPGPARYDLTLLMWPDQGGLSGRIDYNADLFDDATMRRLAGHVAETLRALATEPRRRLWGLPLHTVVAPAARHEFPETDLVPALIEAQAARTPDNPAVIDGDTVVSYAELLRRARAVAGWLRAQGAGPETRIGLSMLAGADALTALVGVLLAGAAYVPLDPRDPRRADLLSDAGVLLDLTALPALPAAVAGPTGAALPATVPPAPQSAAYVIYTSGSSGRPKGVVVPHAAARNLALAFRDRHDFGVSDRILMIPPLSFDASVGDVLPALISGSALVLHPEPAALTGRGLLRFCAANDVTTVDAPSALWQRWAEDLTGAGEPVPGCLRRMMVGGEAVPMSRLRDWASASAGQVRFYNHYGPTEATVCATTYATVSGAELPAGATELPIGVPLPNVYAYVLDRRGHPTPPGVPGELCLGGAGVARGYHQRPAVTAAAFVPDPFAAEPGARMYRTGDIARWTNDGQLEFLGRADHQVKIRGRRIELGEIEATLADQPGVRQVAVLAPHDAHGQRFLAAYLAGAIPDTPAGVAALRAELGRRLPDYLVPQSYTVLDELPLTRHGKVDRSRLPEPAPPARPQLVPPATATERTLAGIWSQALGVDPIGGQDNFLDLGGHSLLAATILARINEACRVNLPLVALFETATLAELAARIDGAPGATSSDTVPPDLAGEAVLPADFPERAGTGWSSRPAPRRVLLTGATGFLGAFLASELLTRTAAELFCLVRAGSPDEGRERIVAALDRYQLWRPEYAERIVPVRGDLAAPRLGLADAEYARLVDELDTIYHNGGAVNFLHPYQRLRAANVAGTVEVLRLAAAGRDVAVHYVSTLGVYLGDGYLDRTVSEADPPTDAAGLLGGYNQSKWVADTLVRAARDRGLPVTVHRPARITGDSRTGAGNPDDYFSAFLKCCVEVGGVPDLAEPTDMSPVDYVAGAIVTLAGQGVDGHYYNNRTIAYPQVAAELGIDLVPYHRWREIVRAGAADGTVTAFAPYAAALTEQEPSIRQPTFACASTEQVAARAGLACPAADRALLRAYLDHFRRTGFLREVTVR; the protein is encoded by the coding sequence GTGACCCAGATCGATCGGCTGACGCGACAGCAGAAGCAGGCGTTGCTGGCCCGTACCCTCGGTGGCGACCGGCCGGCCCGGACGTCCGACACCAGGCCGATGTCGTTCGCCCAGGAGCGGATGTGGTTCCTGGAAAGCCTCGATCCCGGTCGACCGACCTACACGATGCCGTTCGCGCAGCGGCTGCGCGGCCCGGTCCGGGTGGATCTGCTGCAACGTGCCGTGGACGACGTGGTGGCCCGGCACGCCGCGTTGCGGACCACGTTCGACGCGGCCGGTGGCGTCGCGGCGCAACGGATCGCCGCGTCGCTGACGGTGCCGGTCCGGGTGGTCCGGGTCGCCGACGAGGCGGCCGCGCACGAGTTCGTCACCGAGGTCGCCGCGCGACCGTTCGACCTGGCACGCGGCCCCCTGCTGCGGGTGACGCTGATCGAGTTCGCCGCCGACGAACACCTGCTGCTGATCGTCCTGCATCACCTGGTCGGCGACGCCGCGTCGTACGAGATCCTGCTGGACGAGCTGTCCTGCTGCTACCGGGCATGCCTCGACGGCGACCAACCGCGACTGCCGGACCTACCCATCCAGTACGCCGACTACGCCGCCTGGCAACGCGACCAGCTGCGCGGTGCCGAGTTGGACCGCCACCTCGACTACTGGACCGGACACCTGGCCGGTGCGCCGCCGGTGCTGGAGCTGCCGGGCGACCTGCCCCGCCCGGCGGTCGCCAGCGGTGCCGGCGCGATCCATCAGCGCGACGTCGCTGCCGATCTCGGCGACGCCTTCCGGACGTTGTGCCGCGACGCCGAAGTGACCCTGTTCATGGGGCTGCTCGCCGTCTACCAGGTGGTGCTGTCGCGGTGGGCGGCGACGACCGAGGTCGTGGTCGGCACCCCGGTGTCCGGGCGCGGTCGCGCCGAAACCCAGCCGTTGATCGGGCTGTTCGTCAACACGCTCGCCCTGCGTACCTCGTTGGGCGACGACCCGACCTTCCGGCAGTTGCTGGACCGGGTCCGCGAGACCACGTTGGACGCGCTGACCCACCAGGAGCTGCCGTTCGAGAAACTCGTCGAGGTCCTGGCTCCGGAGCGGAGTCTGGCCCACGCCCCGGTCTGCCAGGCCCAGCTGGTGTTCCAGGCCGGTGATCCGCCCCGGATCGACCTGCCGGGGGTGCGGGTCAGTCCGGTGCTGGTCGACACCGGCACCGCCAAGGTGGACGTCACCCTGTACGCCGAGGCCCGCCCGGCCGGGGACATCGCGCTGGTCTGCGAGTACCGGACCGACTTGTTCACCGAGGACTGGGCGGCCCGGTTCCTCGACTGTGTGCAGACGGTGCTCGCGGCGGCGGTCGCTGATCCGTCGACCCGGATCGCGGACCTGCCGCTGGTGACCGGAGCCAGGCTGGCCGAGGCGCTGCCGACCGTACCGGCGGCCAGCCCGCCAGCTGCGGACCGGCCGGCTGGTGCCGCGACCCAGAACGGTCGTCCCGGCCCGGTCGACGGCGACGACACCCCGGCCACCGCGCTGGACCTGCTACGCCGACGCGGTCGCGGGCCGCAGACCGACGAACTGCTGTCCCGGGCGGCCCGAATCGGTGCCGCGCTGCGCCGGCACGGCGTCGGACCGGAGACCCGGGTCGGGTTGTGCCTGCGTCGTGGCCCGGACACCGTCGCCGGTCTGCTCGGCATCTGGCACGCCGGCGGCCAGTACGTGCCGCTCGACCCGAATTTTCCGGCCGCCCGGCTGGCCGCGATGGCCGCCGACGCGGACCTGCGGCACCTGGTCACCGAATCCGGGCTCGCCGAGCTGGCCGGCCAGATCGCTCCCACCGCCCACAACCTGCACCTGGACGAACTGTTCGCCGGCCCGGCGGCCGCCTCCGCGCCGCCGGCAGACCCGGTCGCGGCACCCGGTCCAGAGTCGCTGACCGACCCGGTCGCGGTGCCCGGCACCGCCGCCGCGTACACCATTTTCACCTCCGGTTCGACGGGGCGGCCGAAGGGAGTGACGATCCCGCACTCCGCCGTCGTCAACCTGATCGAGTCGTTCGCGGCGGCGCTGCCGCTGACCGAGGCGGACTGCCTGGTCGCGGTGACCACCATCTCGTTCGACATCGCCGTCCTGGAACTCCTGCTGCCGCTGCGCCAAGGCGCCCGGCTGGTCGTCGCCGACGCCCGGCAGTCCGCCGACCCGGACGAGCTGCGGGAGTTGCTCCGCAGCAGCGGCGCCACCGCGATGCAGGCCACCCCGGCGACCTGGCAGATGCTGCGGGACACCGGGGGAGTGCCGGCCCGGCTGCGGCTGCGGCTGTGTGGCGGCGAGGCGCTGCCGCCGGATCTGGCAGCCGCGCTGACCGGACCGGACGTCGAACTCTGGAACGTGTACGGACCCACCGAGACCACGGTCTGGTCGGCGGCCGGCCGGGTCGTCGCGGGCGCGCCGGTGGTGATCGGGCCGCCGATCGCCGCCACCCGGCTGTACGTACTCGACAGCCGGCTACGGCCGGTGCCACGTGGGGTGCCCGGAGAGCTGTACATCGGCGGGGCCGGAGTCGCCCGGGGGTACCACGACCGGCCCGCGCTGACCGCCGACCGGTTCCGGCCCGACCCGTACGGTGCCGCCGGTGAGCGGATGTACGCCACCGGCGACCGGGCCCGTCAGCGACCCGACGGCACCCTGGAACTGCTCGGCCGTACCGACCATCAGGTCAAGATCCGGGGCTTCCGGGTGGAGCTGGGCGAGATCGAGGCGGTCCTGACCGACCACGCGGCGATCACCCAGGCCGCCGTCGCCGTCGTGGACGAGCAGCTCGCCGGGTACGTCGTGCCTGCCGTCGGCGACGTGCCCCCGGACGATCTGCTCGACCACCTCCGGCTGCGGCTGCCGGAATACATGGTGCCGGCCACCGTCGTGGCGCTGCCGGCGCTGCCCCGTACGCCGAACGGCAAACTCGACCGGGCGAAGCTGCCCCGCCCTGAGCCAGCCCGGTCGGCGGCCGCGACGCCACCGCGTACCCCGGTGGAGGCGGAACTGCTGGCGATCTGGACCGAGCTGTTGCGCCCGGCCGGTCCGATCGGGGTCGACGACAACTTCTTCGTCCTCGGCGGGCACTCGATGACCGCGACCCGTCTGATCGCCAGGATCACCACCGAGTACGGCGTCCAGTTGCCGGTCCGCGACGTGTTCGCCGCCCCGACGATCGCCGGGCTGGCCGCCCGGCTGGTCGCGGCACCGGGCTACCAGGGCCGGCTACCGGCCGCAGCCGCACTGGCTCCCACGGCCGGCCCGGCTGCGGCCGGCACGGAGGCGGCAGCCGGTACGGAGGTGGCGGCCGGTACCGATTCGGCGGCCGTCGCCTATCCGGCCTCCCGTACCGACCCGGTCGACCCGGTCGGTGCCAACGGCGCGCCCGGCCCGGCGGACCTGGACGACCTCGACGACGACGAACTCGAAGAACTCCTCCGGGCGGCGATCGAGGTCCGCCGACGGCGCCGCGGCTCGGTCGCCGCCGGTCCGGTCCGGTACCCGGCCACCTTCGGCCAGCGGCAGATGTGGTTTATGGAGCAGCTCGCCCCGGGCGACGGCGTCTACCACGTGGCCACCCGGCTACGGCTGCGCGGCCGGCTGGACCTCCCGGCCTTCACCCGGGCGGTGGACCGGCTGGTGGCCCGCCACGAGGCGCTGCGGACCGGGTTCGTGCTGGTCGACGACGAACCCGTACAGGTGGTGGAGCCAGGCGTGCGGATGACCGTACCGGTGGTCGACGTCGTCGACGAGTCCGAGGCGGTCCGCCGGCAGACCGAGCTGCTACGTCAACCGTTCGCCCTGGACCGGGCGCCGGCGCTGCGGCTGCTGCTGGTCCGACTGGCCGCCGACGACCACCGGCTCACCCTGGTGGCGCACCACGCCGTCCTCGACGAGGCGTCGTGGAGCATCCTGCTGCGGGACCTGGGCGAGTTCTACCGGGCCGAGCTGACCGGGACCGAGCCGCGACTGCCGGCGTTGCGCCACGGGTTCGGCCGTTACGCGCGCTGGCAGCGGGATCCGGCGCGAGCCGCCCGGCGGGAGATCGACCTGGCCTACTGGACCCGGCGGCTGCACGGCGCGCCGGAACTGCTCGACCTGCCGACCGACCGGCCCCGGCCCGCCACCCAGACGTTCCGGGGCGCCTCGGTGTCGCTGCACCTGCCCGAGTCGGACACCGCGACGATGCTGGCCGCCTGGCGGCGCGCGGCGGTCACCCCGTTCCACGCCCTGCTCACCGGATTCGCCGCCGTGCTGGCCCGGTACAGCCAGCAGGACGACCTGGTGATCGGCACCGCGATCACCAACCGGGGTACCGACTTCGCCGACGTGATCGGAATGTTCGTCGCCACCGTTCCGCTGCGTATCGACCTGTCCGGCGACCCCACCCTGGACCAGGCCCTGACCGCCGTCCGCGACGAGAGCGTCGCCGCGCTCGAGCACGCCGACATCCCGTTCGACCAGCTGACCGCGCGGCTGCGTCCCCGGCGCAGTCCGAGCTTCCCACCCGTGTTCCAGGTCATGTTCGTCTACAACGAACCGATCGCCGGCGGTGCCGACCTCGTCTGGCCGGACCTGACGGTGACCCCGCAGGCCCCGCCGCCCGGCCCGGCCCGCTACGACCTGACCCTGCTGATGTGGCCGGACCAGGGCGGACTGAGCGGCCGGATCGACTACAACGCCGACCTGTTCGACGACGCCACCATGCGGCGGCTCGCCGGACACGTCGCCGAGACACTGCGGGCGTTGGCCACCGAACCCCGGCGACGGCTGTGGGGGCTGCCGTTGCACACCGTGGTCGCGCCGGCGGCCCGGCACGAGTTCCCGGAAACCGACCTGGTGCCGGCGCTGATCGAGGCGCAAGCCGCCCGTACCCCGGACAACCCGGCGGTGATCGACGGCGACACCGTCGTCAGCTACGCCGAACTGCTGCGCCGAGCCCGGGCGGTGGCCGGTTGGCTACGTGCCCAGGGTGCCGGACCGGAGACCCGGATCGGGCTGAGCATGCTGGCCGGCGCCGACGCGCTGACCGCGCTGGTCGGCGTCCTGCTCGCCGGAGCAGCCTACGTACCGCTGGACCCGCGTGACCCCCGACGGGCCGACCTGCTGTCCGACGCCGGGGTCCTGCTCGACCTGACCGCGCTTCCGGCGTTGCCGGCCGCCGTGGCCGGGCCGACCGGGGCCGCCCTACCGGCGACCGTGCCGCCCGCGCCGCAGAGCGCGGCCTACGTCATCTACACCTCCGGGTCGTCGGGCCGACCGAAGGGGGTGGTGGTGCCGCACGCCGCCGCGCGCAACCTCGCGCTGGCCTTCCGGGACCGGCACGACTTCGGCGTGTCCGACCGCATCCTGATGATCCCGCCGCTGAGCTTCGACGCCTCCGTCGGCGACGTCCTGCCGGCGTTGATCAGCGGGTCGGCCCTGGTGCTGCACCCGGAGCCGGCGGCACTGACCGGTCGGGGGCTGCTGCGTTTCTGCGCGGCCAACGACGTCACCACGGTGGACGCGCCGTCGGCGTTGTGGCAGCGCTGGGCCGAGGACCTGACCGGTGCCGGTGAACCGGTGCCGGGATGTCTGCGCCGGATGATGGTCGGCGGGGAAGCGGTGCCGATGTCACGCCTGCGTGACTGGGCGTCGGCCAGCGCCGGACAGGTCCGGTTCTACAACCACTACGGCCCGACCGAGGCCACCGTCTGCGCCACGACGTACGCGACCGTGTCCGGTGCGGAGTTGCCGGCCGGCGCGACCGAACTGCCGATCGGGGTGCCGCTGCCCAACGTGTACGCCTACGTGCTGGACCGGCGGGGTCACCCGACCCCGCCGGGCGTACCCGGTGAACTCTGCCTCGGCGGCGCCGGCGTGGCCCGTGGATACCACCAGCGGCCCGCGGTGACCGCAGCCGCGTTCGTGCCGGATCCGTTCGCCGCCGAGCCCGGAGCCCGGATGTACCGGACCGGGGACATCGCCCGGTGGACCAACGACGGCCAGCTGGAATTCCTCGGCCGGGCCGACCACCAGGTGAAGATCCGGGGCCGGCGGATCGAACTGGGCGAGATCGAGGCGACCCTCGCCGACCAGCCGGGCGTCCGGCAGGTCGCCGTGCTCGCCCCGCACGACGCGCACGGCCAACGGTTCCTGGCCGCCTACCTGGCCGGGGCGATCCCGGACACGCCGGCCGGGGTGGCCGCGCTGCGGGCGGAGCTGGGTCGTCGGCTGCCCGACTACCTGGTGCCCCAGTCGTACACCGTCCTCGACGAACTGCCGTTGACCCGGCACGGCAAGGTCGACCGGTCCCGACTGCCCGAACCGGCACCACCGGCGAGGCCACAGCTGGTGCCACCGGCGACCGCGACCGAGCGGACCTTGGCCGGCATCTGGAGCCAGGCGCTGGGCGTCGACCCGATCGGCGGGCAGGACAACTTCCTCGACCTCGGCGGGCACTCCTTGCTGGCCGCGACGATCCTGGCCCGGATCAACGAGGCGTGCCGGGTGAACCTGCCGTTGGTCGCCCTCTTCGAGACCGCCACCCTCGCCGAACTGGCCGCCCGGATCGACGGTGCGCCCGGCGCGACCTCGTCGGACACCGTACCGCCGGACCTGGCCGGCGAGGCGGTGCTGCCGGCGGACTTCCCCGAGCGGGCGGGTACCGGGTGGTCGTCCCGGCCGGCGCCGCGTCGGGTGCTGCTGACCGGGGCGACCGGGTTCCTCGGCGCCTTCCTGGCCAGTGAACTGTTGACCCGTACCGCCGCCGAGCTGTTCTGCCTGGTCCGGGCCGGCTCACCCGACGAGGGGCGCGAGCGGATCGTCGCCGCGTTGGACCGCTATCAGCTCTGGCGGCCCGAGTACGCCGAGCGGATCGTCCCGGTCCGTGGCGACCTCGCCGCACCCCGACTCGGACTGGCCGACGCCGAGTACGCCCGGCTCGTCGACGAACTCGACACGATCTATCACAACGGTGGCGCGGTCAACTTCCTGCACCCGTACCAGCGGCTGCGCGCGGCCAACGTCGCCGGCACCGTCGAGGTGCTGCGGCTCGCCGCCGCCGGCCGGGACGTCGCCGTCCACTACGTCTCCACCCTCGGCGTCTACCTCGGTGACGGATACCTGGACCGGACCGTCTCCGAGGCCGACCCGCCGACCGACGCGGCCGGTCTGCTCGGCGGGTACAACCAGAGCAAGTGGGTCGCCGACACGCTGGTCCGGGCGGCCCGGGACCGGGGACTTCCGGTCACCGTGCACCGGCCGGCCCGGATCACCGGGGACAGCCGGACCGGTGCCGGCAACCCGGACGACTACTTCAGCGCCTTCCTCAAGTGCTGCGTCGAGGTGGGCGGCGTACCGGACCTCGCCGAACCCACCGACATGTCCCCGGTGGACTACGTCGCCGGCGCGATCGTGACCCTGGCCGGGCAGGGGGTCGACGGGCACTACTACAACAACCGTACGATCGCCTATCCGCAGGTCGCCGCCGAACTCGGCATCGACCTGGTGCCCTACCACCGGTGGCGGGAGATCGTCCGGGCCGGTGCGGCCGACGGCACCGTGACCGCCTTCGCGCCGTACGCGGCGGCGCTGACCGAGCAGGAGCCGAGCATCCGGCAGCCGACGTTCGCCTGCGCGTCGACCGAGCAGGTGGCGGCGCGGGCGGGGCTGGCCTGCCCGGCGGCCGACCGCGCCCTGCTCCGGGCCTATCTGGATCACTTCCGGCGTACCGGATTCCTTCGGGAGGTGACCGTCCGATGA
- a CDS encoding MFS transporter — MTGMLRGFGVLWFGQTVSFVGSALTGFVLGVWVYQSTGSATQFAIISLAAVLPGIVVAPFAGVLADRRDRRRIMLVADAAAGLVTAGVAALLWADQLTVWHIYLATAATAVFNTAHITAFYAMMPLLVPREGLGRANGLMQMTQAGQIAAPLLAGVLVGTIGLRGVILIDLCTMAVGIVLLLTARLDPSATAAPAAGTRITLGEDLGYGWRLLRGKPGLFQLAVLFGGFNFLFATAGVLVQPLILSFGSAATLGVLMFAGGAGLFAGSLVMSAWGGPRRRIRGIIGFLAWGGVALFLHGMYPSAWLIAVVAPLFLFTLPILNGSVMTLIQTKVPTESLGRVIATTRMIGQAATPVAYLVAGPLADRVAEPALAPDGALAGSVGAVIGTGPGRGIAGLFWLIGAAMVLLAGVAAARPRLRRLETELPDAAGDDTAGLAVAATADGVETDQSEKGSPRNATQPA, encoded by the coding sequence ATGACTGGGATGCTGCGCGGGTTCGGCGTGCTCTGGTTCGGCCAGACGGTGTCGTTCGTCGGGTCCGCGCTCACCGGGTTCGTCCTGGGAGTGTGGGTCTACCAGAGCACCGGATCGGCCACCCAGTTCGCGATCATCTCCCTGGCGGCGGTGCTGCCGGGAATCGTGGTCGCGCCCTTCGCCGGGGTGCTCGCCGACCGCCGGGACCGCCGCCGGATCATGCTGGTGGCCGACGCCGCGGCCGGGCTGGTGACCGCCGGGGTGGCCGCGCTGCTCTGGGCCGACCAGCTCACGGTCTGGCACATCTACCTGGCGACCGCGGCGACCGCCGTGTTCAACACCGCGCACATCACCGCCTTCTACGCGATGATGCCGCTGCTGGTGCCCCGCGAAGGGCTCGGCCGGGCCAACGGGTTGATGCAGATGACGCAGGCCGGACAGATCGCCGCGCCGCTGCTGGCCGGTGTGCTGGTCGGCACAATCGGGCTGCGCGGGGTGATCCTCATCGACCTGTGCACGATGGCGGTCGGCATCGTGCTGCTCCTCACCGCCCGGCTGGACCCGTCGGCGACGGCCGCGCCGGCCGCCGGCACGCGGATCACCCTCGGTGAGGATCTCGGGTACGGCTGGCGACTGCTGCGCGGCAAGCCCGGGTTGTTCCAACTCGCCGTCCTCTTCGGCGGGTTCAACTTCCTGTTCGCGACGGCCGGTGTGCTGGTCCAGCCGCTGATCCTGTCGTTCGGCTCGGCCGCCACCCTGGGTGTGCTGATGTTCGCCGGCGGTGCCGGCTTGTTCGCCGGCAGCCTGGTGATGAGCGCCTGGGGCGGACCGAGACGGCGGATCCGGGGCATCATCGGCTTCCTGGCCTGGGGTGGGGTCGCCCTGTTCCTGCACGGCATGTACCCGTCGGCCTGGTTGATCGCGGTGGTGGCGCCGCTGTTCCTGTTCACTCTGCCGATCCTCAACGGCAGCGTGATGACCCTGATCCAGACCAAGGTGCCGACGGAGTCGCTGGGTCGGGTGATCGCCACCACCCGCATGATCGGCCAGGCCGCCACCCCGGTGGCGTACCTGGTCGCCGGACCGTTGGCAGACCGGGTGGCCGAGCCGGCGCTGGCCCCGGACGGCGCGCTGGCCGGCAGCGTCGGAGCGGTGATCGGCACCGGACCGGGCCGGGGGATCGCCGGGCTGTTCTGGCTGATCGGCGCGGCGATGGTGCTGCTCGCCGGGGTGGCGGCGGCCCGGCCGAGGCTGCGTCGGCTGGAGACCGAACTGCCGGACGCCGCCGGCGACGACACCGCTGGCCTGGCCGTTGCCGCAACCGCTGACGGGGTCGAGACGGACCAGTCCGAGAAGGGGAGCCCGCGTAATGCCACTCAACCTGCCTGA
- a CDS encoding methyltransferase: protein MPLNLPDRERLVYQEGRAPAAHLDLLHAAGFRAAGAAQRLGVFDTLAEHGPQSAKGLAARLRCDQRALTILARVLVDFGYLTESVDDGTDAVWDNTPASAAFLSDGTPDTYALVFSFWQRVLFDHWDRLEETVRSGTPAADFYRWLEEHPDTLREFQTMLTRQSRMLAPELIDLVPVPAGPARLLDVGGGHAGYSVAFCRRHPQLRATVLDLAGALATGTQAIGEAGLVDRIVPYEWDILSPEPIPGPPADVVLLFNIVHGYRPEQNARLLRRVVAATAPGGTVALVEPVDDPAPAGSVSGDAFVKLFSLNLLHGQGGQAYPYGEIAGWLREVGLVDVRQAALTASPNDRLILATRPVAG, encoded by the coding sequence ATGCCACTCAACCTGCCTGACCGGGAGCGGCTGGTGTATCAGGAGGGGCGGGCTCCGGCGGCGCACCTCGACCTGCTGCACGCCGCCGGATTCCGGGCCGCTGGCGCGGCCCAACGCCTCGGCGTCTTCGACACGCTCGCCGAACACGGACCGCAGTCGGCCAAAGGCCTCGCCGCCCGGCTGCGCTGTGACCAGCGGGCGCTGACCATCCTGGCGCGGGTGCTTGTCGACTTCGGCTACCTGACCGAATCGGTCGACGACGGCACCGACGCGGTCTGGGACAACACCCCGGCCAGCGCCGCGTTCCTGAGCGACGGCACCCCGGACACGTACGCGCTGGTCTTCTCGTTCTGGCAGCGAGTGCTCTTCGACCACTGGGACCGGCTGGAGGAGACCGTCCGCAGCGGCACGCCGGCAGCGGATTTCTACCGCTGGCTGGAGGAGCATCCGGACACGTTGCGTGAGTTCCAGACGATGCTGACCCGCCAGTCCCGGATGCTGGCGCCCGAACTGATCGACTTGGTTCCGGTGCCAGCCGGCCCGGCCCGGCTGCTCGACGTCGGTGGTGGACACGCCGGGTACAGCGTCGCGTTCTGCCGGCGTCACCCGCAACTGCGGGCGACGGTCCTCGATCTGGCCGGGGCGCTGGCCACCGGAACGCAGGCGATCGGCGAGGCCGGGCTGGTCGACCGGATCGTCCCGTACGAGTGGGACATCCTCTCACCGGAGCCGATTCCCGGTCCGCCGGCCGACGTGGTGTTGTTGTTCAACATCGTGCACGGCTACCGGCCCGAGCAGAACGCCCGACTCCTGCGGCGGGTGGTCGCGGCCACCGCGCCGGGCGGGACGGTGGCCCTGGTGGAGCCGGTGGACGATCCGGCTCCGGCCGGCTCGGTCAGCGGGGACGCCTTCGTCAAGCTGTTCAGTCTGAACCTGCTGCACGGGCAGGGCGGGCAGGCGTACCCGTACGGGGAGATCGCCGGTTGGCTGCGCGAGGTTGGCCTGGTCGACGTGCGCCAGGCGGCGCTGACCGCTTCCCCCAACGACCGGCTGATCCTGGCCACCCGGCCAGTCGCCGGGTGA